In the Drosophila takahashii strain IR98-3 E-12201 chromosome 3R, DtakHiC1v2, whole genome shotgun sequence genome, one interval contains:
- the LOC108065033 gene encoding uncharacterized protein isoform X2: MSENRNYEPQEGSEFIPLESDLVNAEIEAGSHAATPPESPEPRPTASAEEGRCRCFICGQSVDDLVELDDVGNSSSLPDDPGEENDNLLVVNGPSDHQQSSPSVEINVSISFAPSGGSPVTIGISDAASQKISALFAKI; the protein is encoded by the exons atgagtgAAAATAGGAACTATGAGCCGCAGGAAGGCTCGGAATTCATTCCATTAGAGTCCGACCTAGTCAATGCCGAAATTGAAG CTGGCTCTCACGCGGCGACTCCGCCCGAGAGCCCGGAACCTCGGCCCACAGCTTCAGCAGAGGAGGGACGCTGCAGGTGTTTCATTTGTGGCCAATCTGTGGACGATCTAGTGGAATTGGATGATGTCGGCAACAGTAGCTCTTTGCCGGACGACCCTGGAGAAGAAAACGATAACTTATTGGTGGTCAACGGCCCTTCTGACCATCAGCAGTCCTCACCTTCTGTTGAGATCAACGTCAGCATATCTTTTGCACCATCTGGTGGGTCACCTGTCACAATTGGAATTTCTG ATGCCGCCTCACAAAAGATATCCGCCCTATTCGCCAAGATCTGA
- the LOC108065033 gene encoding uncharacterized protein isoform X1 — MSENRNYEPQEGSEFIPLESDLVNAEIEAGSHAATPPESPEPRPTASAEEGRCRCFICGQSVDDLVELDDVGNSSSLPDDPGEENDNLLVVNGPSDHQQSSPSVEINVSISFAPSGGSPVTIGISGTQLTPNQAPVSFNFLNRNSTNVLVQIQPNGSGAVPAQTTRSNGEFLPSNCESVVRCPICFRSADNPRATSCGHVFCDGCIHRALSIRSICPVCGVPQEYSNTLQIFP, encoded by the exons atgagtgAAAATAGGAACTATGAGCCGCAGGAAGGCTCGGAATTCATTCCATTAGAGTCCGACCTAGTCAATGCCGAAATTGAAG CTGGCTCTCACGCGGCGACTCCGCCCGAGAGCCCGGAACCTCGGCCCACAGCTTCAGCAGAGGAGGGACGCTGCAGGTGTTTCATTTGTGGCCAATCTGTGGACGATCTAGTGGAATTGGATGATGTCGGCAACAGTAGCTCTTTGCCGGACGACCCTGGAGAAGAAAACGATAACTTATTGGTGGTCAACGGCCCTTCTGACCATCAGCAGTCCTCACCTTCTGTTGAGATCAACGTCAGCATATCTTTTGCACCATCTGGTGGGTCACCTGTCACAATTGGAATTTCTG GTACCCAGTTAACACCTAATCAAGCACCCGTTTCGTTCAACTTTCTAAATCGCAATTCTACCAACGTTTTGGTTCAAATTCAGCCGAATGGTTCTGGAG CTGTTCCAGCCCAAACAACCCGGTCCAATGGCGAATTCTTGCCATCCAATTGTGAGAGTGTGGTGAGGTGCCCCATATGCTTTCGCTCGGCCGACAATCCCCGTGCCACCAGTTGTGGCCACGTCTTTTGCGATGGGTGTATTCATCGTGCCCTCAGCATCCGTAGCATTTGCCCTGTGTGTGGTGTCCCTCAGGAATACAGTAACACCCTGCAAATTTTTCCATAA